The following proteins come from a genomic window of Streptomyces liliiviolaceus:
- a CDS encoding SDR family NAD(P)-dependent oxidoreductase — MSRTIVITGAGSGFGALAARALADAGHTVYAAMRDTGGRNAHRVAEAESYAAEHEVDLRTVELDVLSQESADAAVATVLAGAGALDVVVHNAGHMVTGPAEAFTPAELAAVYDTNVLGTQRVNRAALPHLRAQEHGLVLWVGSSSTRGGTPPYLAPYFAAKAAMDALAVSYAGELARFGIETTIVVPGAFTSGTEHFATGGHPSERTVLPAYEERYAGLMEQVAERLAALEPAGTSASLVADAIVEVVDAPHGKRPFRVHVDPSNDGSEEVSGVADRIRAEFLARIGLADLLTPRTSRTSPAASPRSAV; from the coding sequence ATGAGCAGGACGATCGTCATCACCGGGGCGGGTTCCGGGTTCGGCGCGCTCGCCGCGCGGGCGCTGGCCGACGCCGGGCACACGGTGTACGCGGCGATGCGCGACACGGGCGGACGCAACGCCCACCGGGTCGCCGAGGCCGAGTCGTACGCCGCCGAGCACGAAGTCGACCTGCGTACGGTCGAGTTGGACGTCCTGTCGCAGGAGTCCGCGGACGCCGCCGTCGCCACGGTCCTGGCCGGGGCCGGCGCGCTGGACGTGGTCGTCCACAACGCGGGCCACATGGTCACAGGACCCGCCGAGGCCTTCACCCCCGCCGAACTGGCCGCGGTGTACGACACGAACGTGCTCGGCACCCAGCGCGTGAACCGCGCCGCACTCCCGCACCTGCGCGCCCAGGAGCACGGCCTGGTGCTCTGGGTCGGCTCGTCCTCGACCAGGGGCGGCACCCCGCCCTACCTCGCCCCGTACTTCGCCGCGAAGGCCGCGATGGACGCGCTCGCGGTGTCGTACGCCGGTGAGCTGGCCCGGTTCGGCATCGAGACGACGATCGTGGTGCCGGGCGCGTTCACGTCGGGTACGGAGCACTTCGCGACCGGCGGCCACCCGTCCGAGCGGACGGTGCTCCCGGCCTACGAGGAGCGGTACGCGGGCCTGATGGAGCAGGTCGCCGAGCGCCTCGCCGCCCTCGAACCGGCCGGCACCTCCGCGTCCCTGGTGGCCGACGCGATCGTCGAGGTCGTCGACGCCCCGCACGGCAAGCGGCCCTTCCGCGTCCACGTCGACCCCTCGAACGACGGGTCGGAGGAGGTCAGCGGGGTCGCGGACCGTATCCGCGCGGAGTTCCTGGCCCGCATAGGCCTGGCCGACCTGCTCACCCCGCGGACCTCCCGGACATCTCCGGCGGCCTCTCCGCGGTCCGCCGTATGA
- a CDS encoding 4Fe-4S cluster-binding domain-containing protein, which translates to MADVPVRVADGYFPVETLGPGRRLGVWFQGCELACPGCMSRHTWDAAGGRTATVGELLELWGRALDLGAAGLTVSGGEPLAQPTALAALLFGADRLRRARWPRGYRRSDTRDVRDAWDVSDARDGRDAGEGPPAAPADLPDLPDLPDLPDLSDLPDLLVYTGHEPDEVPGRLPEETWAALDGADAVVTGRFRVAEPTDLVWRGSANQRLVPRTPLGVRRYAPHLARAYPPGPRVSLRADDAGAGARFYGVPARGELRRLERGLAAGGIRLTDPSWRP; encoded by the coding sequence GTGGCCGACGTGCCGGTGCGGGTCGCCGACGGGTACTTCCCCGTCGAGACGCTCGGGCCCGGGCGGCGGCTGGGGGTGTGGTTCCAGGGGTGCGAGCTCGCCTGTCCCGGCTGTATGTCCCGGCACACCTGGGACGCGGCAGGCGGTCGGACCGCCACCGTGGGTGAACTGCTGGAGCTGTGGGGGAGGGCGCTGGACCTCGGAGCGGCCGGGCTGACGGTCAGCGGCGGCGAACCGCTCGCCCAGCCCACCGCACTGGCCGCGCTGCTGTTCGGCGCGGACCGGCTCCGCCGAGCGCGGTGGCCGCGCGGGTACCGGCGCAGCGACACACGGGACGTACGTGACGCGTGGGATGTGAGTGACGCACGGGACGGTCGCGATGCGGGGGAAGGGCCCCCGGCGGCCCCCGCAGACCTGCCCGATCTCCCCGATCTCCCCGATCTCCCCGATCTGTCCGACCTCCCCGACCTTCTCGTCTACACCGGTCATGAGCCGGACGAGGTGCCCGGCCGGCTGCCGGAAGAGACGTGGGCGGCGCTGGACGGCGCGGACGCGGTCGTGACGGGCCGCTTCCGCGTCGCCGAACCGACGGACCTGGTCTGGCGGGGATCCGCCAACCAACGGCTCGTGCCGCGCACCCCCCTCGGCGTCCGCCGTTACGCCCCGCACCTCGCCCGCGCCTACCCGCCGGGACCCCGTGTGAGCCTGCGGGCGGACGACGCGGGTGCCGGGGCGCGCTTCTACGGTGTACCGGCACGGGGGGAGCTGCGCCGACTGGAGCGGGGTCTGGCGGCGGGCGGAATCCGCCTGACGGACCCGAGCTGGCGTCCATGA
- a CDS encoding SDR family oxidoreductase has protein sequence MTEQTGTGAGTDTTTRVAIVTGGSRGIGRETAERLAADGFAVVVNYAGNQTEADKAVGAITEAGGQAFAFRADVAEETEVSALFDAAESTYGGIDVVVHAAGVMTLAPLVDTDLDALDRMHRTNIRGTFVVDQQAARRLRKGGAILNFSTSVLALALPGYAGYAATKGAVEAMTLILARELRGRDVTVNAVAPGPTATSLFLDGKDEETIARMAAQPPLERLGTPEDIAGVVSFLAGPAGRWVNGQVVRANGGIA, from the coding sequence ATGACCGAGCAGACCGGCACCGGTGCAGGTACCGACACCACCACCCGCGTCGCCATCGTCACCGGCGGTTCCCGCGGCATCGGCCGCGAGACCGCGGAGCGCCTGGCCGCCGACGGATTCGCCGTCGTCGTCAACTACGCGGGCAACCAGACCGAGGCCGACAAGGCCGTCGGCGCGATCACCGAGGCGGGCGGCCAGGCGTTCGCCTTCCGGGCCGACGTGGCCGAGGAGACCGAGGTCTCGGCGCTCTTCGACGCCGCCGAGTCGACGTACGGCGGGATCGACGTCGTCGTGCACGCGGCTGGCGTCATGACGCTCGCCCCGCTCGTCGACACCGACCTCGACGCCCTGGACCGCATGCACCGCACCAACATCCGCGGCACCTTCGTCGTCGACCAGCAGGCCGCACGCCGGCTGCGCAAGGGCGGCGCGATCCTCAACTTCTCCACCAGCGTGCTGGCACTCGCCCTCCCCGGCTACGCGGGGTACGCGGCCACGAAGGGCGCCGTCGAGGCCATGACCCTGATCCTGGCCCGCGAACTGCGCGGCCGGGACGTCACCGTCAACGCCGTGGCCCCCGGCCCGACCGCCACCTCCCTGTTCCTGGACGGCAAGGACGAGGAGACCATCGCGCGGATGGCCGCCCAGCCGCCGCTGGAGCGCCTCGGCACGCCCGAGGACATCGCCGGGGTCGTGTCCTTCCTGGCGGGCCCGGCCGGCCGCTGGGTCAACGGCCAGGTGGTCCGCGCCAACGGCGGCATCGCGTGA
- a CDS encoding macro domain-containing protein → MDGMNPDGLPDRAALVRELRQLRRGGLPALQSLVPEALRAATLHARYASGEDDLADGAERLLRAAAERLGADDLIGRAAQRTFGLLPGRRGDPAAVRRRAAAQVYGVTDERFRHSQERQVVEQLAGAVLAEARAPAAADAPRATAHGPRPERAAGTRPAVVPHTGLPGRAGTRRVTVHISPIELLRDIDVLVSSENVHLEMSKSFRPTVSGALRRSAVTGCGSDGPAADVLADELAAWVRARPGALPLRPGTIVPTGPGALAERGVRRVYHAALAVPDGLAYHVDPQHIATAVAGCFARGRQDRADGLPGLRSICFPLLGAGRGGLSRRTSAEWLRWAIEDALTADPDWSVHVVTRYPEAAGLFEAVPPETARE, encoded by the coding sequence ATGGATGGCATGAACCCTGATGGTCTGCCCGATCGCGCCGCCCTCGTACGCGAGTTGCGGCAGCTTCGCCGCGGGGGCCTGCCCGCGCTCCAGTCGCTGGTGCCCGAGGCGCTGCGCGCGGCCACGCTGCACGCCCGGTACGCAAGCGGCGAGGACGACCTGGCCGACGGAGCGGAGCGGCTGCTGCGCGCGGCGGCCGAACGGCTCGGCGCCGACGACCTGATAGGCCGCGCCGCCCAGCGCACGTTCGGACTGCTGCCCGGCCGCCGGGGCGACCCGGCGGCGGTCCGGCGCCGGGCGGCCGCCCAGGTGTACGGGGTGACCGACGAACGCTTCCGGCACAGCCAGGAACGCCAGGTCGTCGAGCAGCTCGCCGGGGCCGTGCTCGCCGAGGCCCGCGCGCCGGCCGCCGCCGACGCGCCGCGGGCGACGGCGCACGGCCCTCGGCCGGAGCGGGCCGCCGGGACACGGCCCGCCGTCGTACCGCACACCGGGCTGCCCGGACGGGCCGGGACCAGGCGGGTCACCGTCCACATCTCACCCATCGAACTGTTACGGGACATCGACGTCCTCGTCTCCTCCGAGAACGTCCATCTGGAGATGTCGAAGTCGTTCAGGCCCACCGTCTCCGGGGCGCTGCGCCGATCGGCCGTCACGGGCTGCGGTTCGGACGGGCCGGCCGCCGACGTCCTCGCCGACGAACTCGCCGCCTGGGTGCGGGCCCGACCCGGTGCGCTGCCCCTGCGGCCCGGCACGATCGTGCCCACCGGCCCGGGGGCCCTCGCCGAGCGCGGGGTGCGGCGCGTCTACCACGCGGCCCTGGCCGTCCCCGACGGCCTCGCCTACCACGTCGACCCCCAGCACATCGCCACCGCCGTGGCGGGCTGCTTCGCCCGGGGCCGCCAGGACCGCGCCGACGGACTGCCCGGCCTGCGCTCGATCTGCTTCCCCCTGCTGGGTGCGGGCCGTGGGGGCCTGAGCCGCCGGACCAGCGCGGAGTGGCTGCGCTGGGCCATCGAGGACGCCCTCACCGCGGACCCCGACTGGTCCGTCCACGTCGTCACCCGCTACCCGGAGGCGGCCGGCCTGTTCGAGGCGGTCCCGCCGGAGACCGCGCGGGAGTAG
- a CDS encoding TetR/AcrR family transcriptional regulator has translation MTSDSVTAVSTKARILEVAAALVAQSPDGDVSTRAVCEGAGVGAPALYRHFGDKEGLLSAVVDHGWDKYLATKRDRPPGTDPVEDLRDGWTTHVEFARANPNLFRLMHSPAMRTPPAAALEAHRILTADLQRAAAQGKLRLAPELAAQMIMSANVGVALMLVSRPATFTDESVSRRVRDAIHATVFTPEVTATPGTTSPGTASPVTAEAASAPAEPDEPRIPSTAARLNALLGQSPPPALTRAEGVLLKEWLDRLSNGF, from the coding sequence ATGACCTCGGATAGCGTCACGGCCGTGAGTACGAAAGCGCGCATTCTCGAAGTGGCGGCGGCCCTGGTCGCCCAGTCCCCCGACGGGGACGTGTCGACCAGGGCCGTGTGCGAGGGTGCCGGGGTCGGCGCCCCCGCCCTCTACCGCCACTTCGGGGACAAGGAGGGCCTCCTGTCGGCGGTCGTCGACCACGGCTGGGACAAGTACCTCGCGACCAAGCGGGACCGGCCGCCCGGTACGGACCCGGTCGAGGATCTGCGGGACGGCTGGACCACCCACGTCGAGTTCGCGCGGGCCAACCCGAACCTGTTCCGCCTGATGCACTCGCCCGCGATGCGTACGCCCCCGGCGGCGGCGCTGGAGGCCCACCGCATCCTCACGGCCGACCTGCAACGGGCCGCGGCACAGGGCAAGTTGCGCCTGGCCCCCGAACTGGCGGCCCAGATGATCATGTCGGCGAACGTCGGCGTGGCGCTGATGCTGGTCTCCCGCCCGGCGACGTTCACGGACGAGTCGGTGTCACGCCGGGTCCGCGACGCGATCCACGCGACGGTGTTCACGCCGGAGGTGACGGCGACACCCGGGACGACGTCACCCGGGACGGCATCACCGGTGACGGCCGAGGCGGCCTCCGCCCCGGCCGAACCGGACGAGCCCCGCATCCCCTCCACGGCCGCCCGCCTGAACGCCCTCCTGGGCCAGTCCCCGCCCCCGGCCCTCACCCGGGCCGAGGGTGTCCTGCTCAAGGAGTGGCTGGACCGGCTTTCGAACGGGTTCTGA